From Cygnus atratus isolate AKBS03 ecotype Queensland, Australia unplaced genomic scaffold, CAtr_DNAZoo_HiC_assembly HiC_scaffold_40, whole genome shotgun sequence:
TCATGGTCTTACCTCATCATGGACTGCATCATGGTTGGGTTGACCCCATCAAGGACCAATGAACCTCACCGTAGACTCCATCATGACTCAGTTGACTTCATCAAGGACCAATGAACCCCATCACGGTCTCACCCCATCATGGCCTCCGTCATGGTTGGGTTGACCCCATCGAGGACCAATGAATGCCGCCATCTTCTGACCGGCCCCACCACAGAACCCACTGTGGTTGGGTTGCCCCCACCATGGACCTCTCCACCAGGCTGACCCCATCACGGGCAGGTTGGCTCTACCATGTTCTCCACCATGTCTGATTGATCTCACCGTGGACACTCCAAGCACACCACAGATCCCACCACGCATGGACTGCCCCCGTCATGCTTGGCTTGAACCTACCACAGATGGACCAACCCCACCATGGAAGGACCGAGCTCATGATGCTTGGAGTGATCCCACCACAGATAACCGATCCCATCATACCCAACTGAGCCCACCATGGATCTGACCGCCACCATAGGTCCCACCATGGATGGACCGACATCAGCATGGGTGGAGTGACATCATGGATGGAGTGACATCAGCAGGGATGGAGTGATATCACCGTGGATGGTGTGACATCACCATGGATAGACTGATGTCATGGATGGACCGACATCTCCATGTATGGACAGACATCATCATGGACGGACTGAGATCTGCATGGATGGATGGACATCACCATGGACGTACCAACATCACCATGGATGGTGTGACATCATGGATGGTGTGATGTCACCATGGATGGTGTGACATTACCATGGATAAAGTGACATCACCATGGACAGAGTGACATCATGGATGGACCAACATCTCCATGGATGGACTGACCACCATGGATGGAGTGACATCACCATGGATGGAGTGACATCACAGATGGAGTGACCTCACTGTGAAGGGACCGACATCTCCATGGATGGATGGACATCATGAAAAATAGACCAACATCACCATGAATGGACCAACATCATGGATGGCGTGATGTCACCATGGATGGCGTGACATCACCGTGGATGGAGTGACATCATGGATGGCCCAACATCTCTGTGGATGGACGAACATCAACATGGATGGACCAAGCCCACCACGGATGGATGGACATCACCATGGATGGAGTGACATCACGGATGGAGGGACATCACGGATGGAGGGACATCACGGATGGAGGGACATCACCACGGATGGAATGACATCGCAGATGGACCAACCCCACCACGCCCCCCCAGAACATCCAGCCCAGGCCCACCTCCCCCCAATAAAACCCCTGTAGCTCCATGGCCGCATTCACGTTCCTCCAGGGGAAACAGAGCTCAATTTTGGGGCAAAATGGGTAAAAAATGAGGGGAAGGCAAGTAAAATGAAGCCCAAGGGGAGAGGGCAAGAGTGTGAATGCGATgaaaattggggaaaaaagagtgTTAAATCGGAAGGAAGCAGGGGGGAAGAGGTGGGGAAGTGTGGGTGAAAgtggggaaaagggagaaactTGGGGAAAAGGGGGCAAATTGGGGGAAATAGGAAAATGTGGGGGAAATTGGGTAAATGTAGGCTAAATGAGGCAAGAGTAAGGTAAATTGGGCAAAAGTGGGCAACGGTGGGCAAAACTGGGCAATGACTGGTGAAATTGGATAGAAGTGGGTAATTCTAGCAAAAAGGGGCAAAATTGAGTCAAAGTGGGCCAAAGTTGGACAGAAATGGGTAAAATGGGCTAAGAAGAGCCAAAGGCAGAAGTGAgcaaaagcaggcagaaaagtGGGTTAAACTAGGTAGGACTGGGCAAAGATGAGAGAAATTGGGTAAAAGTGAACCAAATTAAACCAAAGGGGGGAAATTAGGCAAAGGCAAGACGAAAAGTGGGTGAAATCAGGCATAAAAGGgcaaaatcatgaaaaatgagcaaaagtCAAGCAAAAGCAAGTGGAAAAGTGATTGAAATTGGACAGATCTGAGCGAAGATTAGTGAAATTGTTCAAAAGAGGGCTTAGATTAGGCAGAAATGGGCAAAAATCAGGcaaaagcagtggaaaagaTGAGTGAAACTGGGTGAAGATTGGTGAAATTGGGTAAAAGTGAACCAAATTGGGCAGAAATGGGCAAAAGTCAGGCAAAAGCAAGTGGAAAAATGAGTGAAATTGGGGAGAACTGGGCAAAGTGGTGAAATTCTTTAAAAGAGGGCTTAGATTACGCAGAAATGGGCAAAAGTCAGGCAAAACTGAGCCAAAGCACTCCAAATTGAGCCAAAACATGCAAAATTGGGCAAAATCAAGGGGAAGGGAGGCCCAGCCGTGTCAGGGTCCCCCCAGCCTTGCCCTGGGCCCGATCCCTGAGCACCCCGCGAGGCGTCGGGGCGCTCCGGCCTAGTCAGCGTGAAGGCAGGGCCGTGAGTCACGGGGTGCGTCGCCGCCCGCGTCGGCGGGGTAATTAGGGCAGATAACGAGgccggaggggaagggaggctggGGGAACGGGAGGCTGTGGCCGCCGCGTGCTGGGTCAGGCGGAGGAACCAGGCTGAGCCCTGGGAGGGCGCCCGGGCGTCCTGGCACCTGCGGGTGCCGCACTCCGCCCTGGGCGTGGGCAGGGCACCCGGCGTCTCCCACCGCCACCACCCCGTCCAGTTTAACTGGGAGGAGGAGACTGGGTGCAACTGGGAGAGTGGGAGTGTGGGTTCCCATGGCTACATTGCTGCCAGGGAGCTTGCGGGGTGGCACAGGGGGCATCTGGGGGTTGGGTCCCCAAGGAGAATCTGGGGTGCCATGGGGTCATCTGGGTCTCCTTGAAGTATCTGGGGTCATCTGGGTCCTCTTGGAGGAGTTGGGGTGCCATGGGGGCCACCTAGTTCCATCCCTGGCTACATCCCAGCATCCTTCACTCTGTCCCCCATTGCATGATCGCCTCCCTCCTTCTGCTGAGTCCTCCATGAGCCGTTGACTCTTTCCAcccatcccttcctccctccctctctccttccttcctccatcCTCCCTCCATTCAtcctccatcccttccctccttccatcctccatctcctctctcctccactTCATCCCTCCATCCTCCCTCTATTGCAtcctccatcccttccctccatcGCATCCTTCCATTCATCCTCCATCCCATCCCGCCTTTCATCCTCCACCTCATCCTTCCATTTCATCCTCCATCTTGACCCTACATCCTTCTTCCATCCCATCCCTCCATCttatcccatcccatcccatcccaccccatcctatcgcaccccatcccatcccatcccatcccatcccatcctccATCCTCCATCCATGCTCCATCCCATCCTATCCCATTATCTCTATCCCATCCTAACCCATCCAATCCTCCATCATCCATCCTCCATCTGTTCCCATCCTCCACCCATCCTATCCTATCCCATCATCCCCATCTCATCCCATCATCTCCATCCCATCCTATCCTCCATTGCATCCCATCCTCTAAACTCCATCCATTCCCATCCTCCATCCTCCATCCTCCATTACATCCCATCCTCTATCACATCCCATCTCcttcatcccatcccatcccatcatctccatcccatcccgtcatctccatcccatcccatcccatcccatcccatcccatcccatcccatcccatcccatcccgtcatctccatcccatcccatcccatcccatcccatcatctccatcccatcccgtcatctccatcccatcccatcccatcccatcccatcccatcccatcatctccatcccatcccgtcATCTCCATCCCATCCATcttcatcccatcccatcccatcccatcccatcatctccatcccatcccatcccatcccagccatcttcatcccatcccatcccatcccatcccatcccatcccatcatctccatcccatcccgtcATCTCCATCCCATCCATcttcatcccatcccatcccatcccatcccatcatctccatcccatcccatcccatcccagccatcttcatcccatcccatcccatcccatcccatcccatcccatcatctccatcccatcccctcaTCTCCAtcctatcccatcccatcccatcccatccatcttcatcccatcccatcccatcccatcccatcccatcccatcccatcatctccatcccatcccatcccatccatcttcatcccatcccatcccatcatCTCCAGCCCATCCCATcatctccatcccatcccatcctccACCCATTCCATCCTCCACCTTTCACCTGTCCTCCATCCTCCACTCAtcctccatcccaccccatcatccccatcccatcccatcccaccccaccccatcccatcaACTCCATCCCATCCTCCATCCTCCATCCATCTTCTACCCTCCACCCCATCCTCCAGCCTCCATCCATCCTCCACCCAtcctccatcccatcccatcccatccctcccTGGCCCCAGGCACCCTGGGGTGGGGCGGTCCTGGCACCTCCCAGCCAGGCACAAAACGGGGCCACCCCGCCCCGCCCCCACCAAAAGCGGGCACGGACCCGCACGGACACGGACACGCGGGGGCCGACACGCGGCGACATGCCCCGACACATGGCGACACGCGGTGACATGAGGTGGGGGGGCACGCAGCAACACGCGGGGGGGACGGCAAGTGGCGGGGGGGACATGCTGGAAGGGGTGGAGAGAGGGAcagagggatggagagaggggTGGAGGGATGGGCAGAAGGGTAGagagagggatggaggggggatggaggggtggagagagggacagagggatggagagagggatGAAGAGAGGGGtggaggagggatggagagatggagagagggCTGGAGGGATGGGCAGAGGGGTAgggagagggatggaggggTGGAGAGAGGGACAGAGAGGTGGAGGGGGGATGGAGGGGGTCGAGAGAGGGAcggagggatggggagagggacaaaggggcagagaagggatggagagagggatggagggatgggcAGAGGGGTAGAGAGAGGGCTGGAggggggatggagggatgggaagagggatggagagagggatggagggatgggaAGAGGGgtagagagggagggaggagtggagagggggatggggagagggacagggggtggaggggggatGGAGAGATGAAGAGAGGGACAGAGAGAGGGATGGAGTGATGGGAAGAGGGGTAgggagagggatggagggatggagagagggatggggagagggacgggggtggagggagggatggagggatggataGGGGGATGGCGAGAGAGATGGAGGGATGGACGGGGGGGTGGAGAGAGGAAcagagggatggagagagggacagagggatggaggagggatggagagagggatGGATGCAGGATGGGTGGAGAGATGGGGGAATGGAAGATGGAAGGAGAAGATGGAGGGAGGGGTGGAGGGAAGATGGAAGGGGATGGAAAGAGGGATGGAGAGTTGGgtggagggatggagagaggggTGGACAGGGGATGAGTGGAGGGTGGACGGAGAGGGGGTGGAGGAATGGAGagggggatggagggatggagagaggggTGCATGGCGGAGAGATGGAGACATGAAAGGAAGGATGGCTGGAGAGATGGATGGGGGGTGGACAGAGGATGGAAGGAGAGATGGAGGGAGGATAGGAGGAGgatggaaggaggaggaggatggaaggaggaggaggggagggaaggagggagaaaggagggaggaggaggaggagagagggaggaggaggaggaggaggaggaggaggaggaggagggaaggaggacgGTTGGAGGGGCGGCCGGGGCGTCCCCTGACCTCCTCCACGTCTCCCCAGggccacagagctgctgcccatcacggtgctcctcctgctgctgctcgcgGGTATGTGGGGCCCCCGCCCCCACGGCGTCCCCATGGGATGAAGACGGGATGGGGACACTTTTGGTGCCCCACGTCCCCATGGGGCAAAGGGAGGGGCCACCCATGCTGTCCCCGTGCCCTGTGGGACACTCTTGGTGCCCCACGTCCCTATGGGACACGGGAAGGGGCCACCCATGGTGCCCCACGCCCCTATGGGACACAGGGAGGGGACATTTTTGTCGTCCCGCATCCCTATGGGACATGGGAAGGGGCCACCCATGGTGCCCCACACCCCTATAGGACACAGGGAGGGGACATTTTTGTCGTCCCGCATCCCTATGGGACATGGGAAGGGGCCACCCACGCCGTCCCCATGCCCCTGTGGGACAGTTTTGGAGTCCCACGTCCCTATAGGACACAGGAAGGGGCCACCCATGGTAACCCATGTCCCCAGGGGACACGGGAAGGGGCCACCCATgccgtccccatgtccctgtgggACAGTTTTGGTGCCCCACACCCCTATGGGACACGAGGAGGGGACATTTTTGGCATCCCACGTCCCCACGGGACACGGGAAGGGGACACCCATGCCGTCCCTGTGTCCCTATGGGACATTTTTGGCATCCCACATCCCTAGGGGACACCGGAAGGGGACACCCACGCTGTTCCCGTGTCCCTGTGGGACAGTTTTGGTGTTCCACGTCCCTGTAGGACATGGGGAGGGGACATTTTTGGTACCTGACATCCCTAGGGGACATGGGGAAGGGGACATTTTTGTCATCCCAAATCCCTATGGGACATAGGAAGGGGACAGTTTTGGTGCCCCACGTCCCCACGGGACACGGGAAGGGGCCGCCCACCCTGTCCCCCACGTCCCTTATGGGACACTTCTGGTGCCCCACTTCCCTATGGGACATGGGGAGGGGACACTTTTGGTGCCCCACGTCCCTATAGGACATGAGGAGGGGACACTTTTGGGGTCCCACATCCCTAGGGCACACGGGAAGGGGCCACCCATGCCGTCCCCATGTCCCTATGGGACATTTTCGGCATCCCACGTCCCTAGGGCACATGGAAAGGGGACACCCAcgctgtccccgtgtccctttGGGACAGTTTTGGTGTCCCACATCCCTATAGGACATGGGGAGGGGACACTTTTGGTACCCCACATCCCTAAGGGACACGAGGAGAGGCCACCCACGCCATCCCTGTGTCCCTATGGGACACTTTTGGTGTCCCACATTCCTACGGGACAAGAGAAGGGGACATTTTTGGTACCCCACGTCCCTATGGGACACGAGAAGGGGCCACGCAcgctgtccccgtgtcccttaTGGGACAGTTTTGGTGCACCACGTCCCTACAGGACATGGTAAGGGGCCACCCACAccatccccatgtccctgtgggACACTCTTGGTGCCCCGCATCCCTATGGGACACGGGAAGGGGCCACCCACGCcgccccccgtgtccccagcagcaggagccgaGGGAGGGGACCCCGCCAGCTCCCCGTGCCCCGGGGGCCAGGCGCAGGCGTGCGCCCCGCGGCCGCGGGCGGTGCAGGACGAGGACCGGATCATCGGGGGGTACCCGTGCGTCCCCTACTCGCAGCCGTGGCAGGTGTACATCTACGAGCCCGTGCGCTGCGGCGGGATCCTGCTGCGGCCCCGCTGGGTGCTGTCGGCCGGGCACTGCCTCTACAGgtgggggcacggggacgggggggggggggggggcgtggggggacatagggggacatggggacacggggatgggGCGTGGgggacaggggatggggacatggggatggggacggcagggggacagggacgtggggacatggggacatggggatggggcgtggggacatgggggacaggggatggggacatggggatggggacggcagggggacagggacgtggggacatggggaggccatggggacgtgggggacaggggatggggacggggatatcagggggacagggacatggggacatggggactTGGGGAGGGGGatggcagggggacagggacatggggacatggggacatggggacacggggatgggGCGTGGgggacaggggatggggacatggggatggggacggcagggggacagggatgtggggacatggggacatggggatggggtgtggggacatgggggacaggggatggggacatggggatggggacggcagggggacagggacgtggggacatggggacatggggatggggtgtggggacatgggggacaggggatggggacatggggatggggacggcagggggacagggacgtggggacatggggacatggggatggggcgtggggacatgggggacaggggatggggacgtggggatggggacggcagggggacagggacatggggacatgggggacaggggatggggacatggggatggggacggcagggggacagggacatggggacatggggacatggggacatgggggacaggggatggggacatggggatggggacggcaggggggacagggacgtggggacatggggaggccatggggacgtgggggacaggggatggggacggggatatcagggggacagggacatggggacatggggactTGGGGAGGGGGatggcagggggacagggacatggggcgggcatggggacagggctgggggacagggacgcagggacatggggatgtggggacgtggggacgtggggacaaggggacatAGAGACAGGGAGAGGGACATGGGGAGGACATGGggaggacatggggacagggacatggggacagggacatggggacagggctgggggacaggggatgggcatggggacagggacatcgGGAGGGAAGTGGACAGGGCTGGAGGACAAGGACATGGGGACATCcatgtccccacatcccctaCCCATGTCCCCACGTCCTTAACCTGTCCCTGCATCCCCCAGCCACGTCCCCACGTCCCTACTCATGGCCCCACATCCCCTACCCGTATCCCCATGTCCCCTatccatgtccccatgtccctacTCACGCCCCCACATCCCCtacccatgtccccatgtccctacTCATGGCCCCACATCCCCtacccatgtccccatgtcccatATCCATGGCCCCATGTCCCTAACCTGTCCCCACATCACCtacccatgtccccatgtccctacTCATGCCCCCACATCCCCTACCCATGACCCCAACATCCCTACCCcgtgtccccacatcccctatccatgtccccatgtccctacTCATGCCCCCACATCCCCtacccatgtccccatgtccctacTCATGCCCCCACATCCCCTACCCATGACCCCAACATCCCTACCCcgtgtccccacatcccctatccatgtccccatgtccctacTCATGCCCCCACATCACCtacccatgtccccatgtccctacTCATGGCCCCACATCCCCtacccatgtccccatgtcccctatccatgtccccatgtccctacTCACGCCCCCACATCCCCtacccatgtccccatgtcccctatccatgtccccatgtccctacTCATGCCCCCACATCACCtacccatgtccccatgtcccctgtccacgtccccacatcccctacccatgtccccatgtccctacTCATGCCCCCACATCCCCTACCCATGACCCCAACATCCCTACCCcgtgtccccacatcccctatccatgtccccatgtccctacTCATGCCCCCACATCCCCtacccatgtccccatgtccctacTCATGCCCCCACATCACCTACCCATGTCCCCAATCCACATCCCCACATCCCCtacccatgtccccatgtccctgctcatggccCCACATCCCCtacccatgtccccatgtcccctgtccacgtccccacatcccctacccatgtccccatgtccctacTCATGCCCCCACATCCCCtacccatgtccccatgtccctactcatgtccccacatcccctacccatgtccccatgtccctacTCATGCCCCCACATCCCCTACCCATGACCCCAACATCCCTACCCcgtgtccccacatcccctacccatgtccccatgtccctacTCATGCCCCCACATCCCCtacccatgtccccatgtccctacTCATGCCCCCACATCCCCTACCCATGACCCCAACATCCCTACCCcgtgtccccacatcccctacccatgtccccatgtccctactcatgtccccacatcccctacccatgtccccatgtccctacTCATGCCCCCACATCCCCtacccatgtccccatgtccctacTCATGCCCCCACATCCCCtacccatgtccccatgtccctacTCATGGCCCCACATCCCCtacccatgtccccatgtccccaatCCACGCCCCCACATCCCCtacccatgtccccatgtccctacTCATGCCCCCACATCCCCTACCCATGTCCCCAATCCACGCCCCCACATCCCCtacccatgtccccatgtccctgctcatggccCCACATCCCCTACccacgtccccatgtccctACCCCGTGTCCCCAACCCCGCAGGGGCCTGCGGGTCCGCCTGGGTGAGAACGACCTGGAGCAGGCGGAGGGGACGGAGCAGGAGCGCAGGGTCCTGCGCGCCTTCCGCCACCCGGCCTTCGACCCCACCACGCTGGACAAcgacctcctgctgctgcagctcgaCCGCCCCGTGCGCCTCAGCCGCGCCGtgcagcccctggccctgccCCGCTCCTGCGCGCCCCCCCGGCACCACCTGCCTGGTCTCGGGTTGGGGCACGGTCACCACCCCGCAAGGTGAGAGGTTGGAGGGAGCGTGGAGTAAGTCTGGAGTGAGCCTGGGGTGAGTGTGGAGTAAGCCCATAGTAATCCTGCAGTGAGCCTGAAGTGAGCCCGTAGTAATCCTGCACTGAACCTATAGGAAGCCCATAGTGATCCTGCAGTGAGCCTGTAGTAAGCCCAAAATGAGCCCATAGCAATCCTGCAGTGAGCCTGAAGTGAGCCCAGGGTAAGCCCGGAGTGAGCCTGCAGTGAGCCTGCGTTGAACTTATAGTAAGCCCATAGTGAGCCTGCAGTGAGCCCAGAGTAAGCCCTGAGTGAGCCTGAAGTGAGTCCATAGTAATCCTGCAGTGAGCCCGGAGTGAGCCTGCAGTGAGCCCAGACTGAGCCTGTACTAATCCTGCACCGAACCTAAAGTAAGCCCATAGGGATCCTGCAGTGAGCCTGTAGTAAGCCCAGAGTAAGCCTGAAATGAGCCTAGAGTAATCCTGCAGTGAGCCTGGAGTGAGCCCGTAGTGAGCCTGCAGTGAGCCCAGAGTGAGCCTGCACTGAGCCCAGAGGGAACCCGTACTAATTCTGCACTGAACCTATAGTAAACCCATAGTAATCCTGCAGTGAGCCCAAAGTGAGCCTGAAGTGAGCTCAGAGTAAGCCCGGAGTGAGCCTGAAGTGAGCTTATAGTAATCCTGCAGTGAGCCCGGAGTGAGACTGAAGTGAGCCTGGAGTGAGCCTGCACTGAACCTATGGTAAGCCCATAGGGATCCTGCAGTGAGCCTGTAGTAAGCCCAGAGTAAGCCCACAGTGAGCCCATAGAAATCCTGCAGTGAGCCTGGAGTGAGCCTGCAGTGAGCCCATAGTAATCCTGCATTGAATCCATAGTAAGCCCATAGTAATCCTGCAGTGAGCCCATAGTAATCCTGTAGTGAGCAAGCAGTGAGCCCCATAGTAAACCAGCAGTGACCCTGCAGTGAGCCTGGAGTGAACCCATAGTAAGACCATAGTGAGCCTGGACTGAACCCATAGTAAGTCCGTAGCGAGCCTGAAGTGAGCCTGCAGTGAGCCCATGGTAATCCTGCAGTGAGCCCATAGTAAGCCTGCAGTGAGTCGACAGTGAGCGTATAGTGAGCCTGTAGTGAACATGGAGTGAGCCTGCAGTGAGCCTTTAGTAATCCTATAGTATGCCCACAGTTAACCCATAGTAAGCCTACAGTGAACCCATAGTAAGCCCCTAGCCAATAGCAATCCTGCAGTGAACCCACAGCAAGACCTAGTAAGCCTATAGTGAACCCATAGTAATCCCGCAGTGAACCTGTACGAAGCCTGTAGTAAGCCTGTACTAAGCCATAGTAAACCCAGAAGACCTGGACCCCACCCAGACCCCTAGTAATCCCCTCTAAACCTGCAGCAACCCCCTAGCAGAGCTGTCTTAAACACGTAGTAAACCTCAGAAACTCTGGTGTGGCTCCCCTAGTAGACCTTCAGTAAACCCCACTGAACCAGTAGTAAACCCATAGCTAACCCCTAGCAAACCCGGTAATCCTAGAGTGACTCCCTTAGTAGACCTTTAGCAAACCCCACTGCATCCATAATAAGCCTGTAGCAAACCAATAGGAAACTCAGTAGCCCTAGAGTGGCCCCCTAGTAAACCATTAGTAAACCCCACTGAATCTGTAATAAGCCACTAGTAAACCTGTAGCAAACCTATAGCAAGCCCCAGTAATTTCCAAGAT
This genomic window contains:
- the LOC118261430 gene encoding LOW QUALITY PROTEIN: kallikrein-14-like (The sequence of the model RefSeq protein was modified relative to this genomic sequence to represent the inferred CDS: deleted 1 base in 1 codon) translates to MGHGKGPPTPPPVSPAAGAEGGDPASSPCPGGQAQACAPRPRAVQDEDRIIGGYPCVPYSQPWQVYIYEPVRCGGILLRPRWVLSAGHCLYRGLRVRLGENDLEQAEGTEQERRVLRAFRHPAFDPTTLDNDLLLLQLDRPVRLSRAVQPLALPRSCAPPGTTCLVSGWGTVTTPQGERLEGAWSKSGVSLG